The Patagioenas fasciata isolate bPatFas1 chromosome 35, bPatFas1.hap1, whole genome shotgun sequence genome has a window encoding:
- the THAP7 gene encoding THAP domain-containing protein 7: MPRHCSAAGCCTRDTRETRNRGISFHRLPKKDNPRRALWLENSRRRDATGEGRWDPASKYIYFCSQHFEKSCFEIVGFSGYHRLKEGAVPTVFESATPRPPRAAKLKPPPPDSDPPKPPRATKRWRRDPPDPPFPDVSCFPGETEDPAAPPAGDHGGVPALPGPSGARGPIPDGLLSPVGDEDSTPTPCAAPARPASPSLYMLRLPPPAGAYIQSEHSYQVGSALLWKRRAEAALDALDKAQRQLQACKRREQRLRLRLLELQRERRGGAEHRRGISKAMGGSAEHPCVPGEPTCVPTKLQCDPIEPPCVPTMLRCDPIEPPCVLGEPQGVPTEPPCVPGELRGVPIEPPCVLGEPQGVPTEPPCVPGELRGVPTEPPCVPNEHLCVIGEPQGVPSAPPCVPTEPPCVPNEHLCVIGEPRGVPSEPPCVPTEPPCVPTERPCVPGEPWGVPTEPPCVPTEPPHVPDELPCVTGEHQGVPTELRGDPIEPPCVPTEPPCVPGEPRGVPTEPPCVTGELRCVPTEPPYVPGDPWGVPTDPPCVPLSPRGVPKEPPYVPGDPRGVPTDPPCVPLSPRDVPKEPPYVPGDPRGVPTDPPCVPLSPRDVPKEPPYVPGDPRGVPTDPPCVPLSPRGVPKEPPYVPGDPRGVPTDPQCVPLSPQGVPKEPPYVPGDPWGVPTDPPCVPLSPRGVPKEPPYVPGDPWGVPTDPPCVPLSPRGVPKEPPYVPGDPRGVPTDPQCVPLSPRDVPKEPPYVPGDPQGVPTDPQCVPLSPQGVPKEPPYIPTDPPYIPTTPHSVPTEPPLPGDPQPPGTTGECHRPATTAQCHRPTKPCK, from the exons TGGTTACCACCGCCTCAAGGAAGGCGCCGTCCCCACCGTCTTCGAGTCggccacccccagacccccccgggcCGCCAAACTGAAGCCCCCCCCGCCTGACAGTGACCCCCCAAAGCCACCTCGGGCCACCAAGAGGTGGAG ACGagaccccccggaccccccattcccCGACGTCTCCTGCTTCCCCGGCGAAACCGAagaccccgccgccccccccgccggcgACCACGGCGGCGTCCCCGCCCTCCCCGGCCCCTCAGGCGCCCGCGGTCCCATCCCGGACGGCCTTTTGTCACCTGTAGGCGACGAGGACAGCACCCCCACGCCCTgcgcggccccggcgcggccGGCGTCGCCGTCTCTGTACATGCTGCGGTTGCCCCCTCCGGCCGGCGCGTACATCCAGAGCGAGCACAGTTACCAGGTGGGCAGCGCGTTGCTCTGGAAGCGCCGCGCCGAGGCGGCGCTGGACGCGTTGGACAAAGCGCAGCGGCAGCTCCAGGCCTGCAAACGGCGCGAGCAACGCCTGCGATTGCGCCTCCTCGAGCTGCAGCGCGAGCGCCGGGGGGGAGCTGAGCACCGCAGGGGCATCAGCAAGGCCATGGGTGGCTCCGCTGAGCACCCGTGTGTCCCTGGGGAGCCCACATGTGTCCCCACCAAGCTCCAGTGTGACCCCATTGagcccccatgtgtccccaccatGCTCCGGTGTGACCCCATTGAGCCCCCATGTGTCCTTGGAgagccccagggtgtccccactgaACCCCCTTGTGTCCCTGGGGAGCTCCGGGGTGTCCCCATTGAGCCCCCATGTGTCCTTGGAgagccccagggtgtccccactgaACCCCCTTGTGTCCCTGGGGAGCTCCGGGGTGTCCCCACCGAACCCCCGTGTGTCCCTAATGAACACCTGTGTGTCATTGGAgagccccagggtgtccccagcgcacccccttgtgtccccaccgAACCCCCGTGTGTCCCTAATGAACACCTGTGTGTCATTGGAgagccccggggtgtccccagcgaacccccatgtgtccccaccgaacccccgtgtgtccccactgAACGCCCGTGTGTGCCTGGTgagccctggggtgtccccactgagcccccttgtgtccccactgAACCCCCACATGTCCCTGATGAGCTCCCATGTGTCACTGGAGAGCACCAGGGTGTCCCCACTGAACTCCGGGgtgaccccattgaacccccatgtgtccccactgAACCCCCGTGTGTCCCTGGGGAGCCACGGGGTGTCCCCACTGAACCCCCATGTGTCACTGGGGAGCTCCGGTGTGTCCCCACTGAGCCCCCATATGTCCCTGGagacccctggggtgtccccactgatcccccatgtgtccccctcagtccccggggtgtccccaaggaGCCCCCATATGTCCCTGGAgacccccggggtgtccccactgatcccccatgtgtccccctcaGTCCCCGGGATGTCCCCAAGGAGCCCCCATATGTCCCTGGAgacccccggggtgtccccactgatcccccatgtgtccccctcaGTCCCCGGGATGTCCCCAAGGAGCCCCCATATGTCCCTGGAgacccccggggtgtccccactgatcccccatgtgtccccctcagtccccggggtgtccccaaggaGCCCCCATATGTCCCTGGAgacccccggggtgtccccactgatccccaatgtgtccccctcagtccccagggtgtccccaaggagcCCCCATATGTCCCTGGagacccctggggtgtccccactgatcccccatgtgtccccctcaGTCCCCGAGGTGTCCCCAAGGAGCCCCCATATGTCCCTGGagacccctggggtgtccccactgatcccccatgtgtccccctcagtccccggggtgtccccaaggaGCCCCCATATGTCCCTGGAgacccccggggtgtccccactgatccccaatgtgtccccctCAGTCCCCGGGATGTCCCCAAGGAGCCCCCATATGTCCCTGGAgacccccagggtgtccccactgatccccaatgtgtccccctcagtccccagggtgtccccaaggagcCCCCATACATCCCCACTGATCCCCCATACATCCCCACTACTCCCCATAGCGTCCCCACAGAACCCCCATTACCGGGGGACCCCCAACCACCCGGTACCACCGGCGAATGTCACCGTCCCGCTACCACCGCCCAGTGTCACCGTCCCACAAAGCCTTGTAAATAA